The following proteins are encoded in a genomic region of Nicotiana sylvestris chromosome 4, ASM39365v2, whole genome shotgun sequence:
- the LOC104231498 gene encoding putative 4-hydroxy-4-methyl-2-oxoglutarate aldolase 2, whose translation MALVTTAEVCDANPQLIVSGELRALQPIFKIYGRRQVFSGPVVTLKVFEDNVLVREFLEEKGNGRVLVVDGGGSLRCAILGGNPVVQAQNNGWAGIIVNGCVRDVDEINGCDIGVRALASHPMKANKKGIGEKHVPIIIAGTRICDGEWLYADTDGILISKMELSV comes from the coding sequence ATGGCCTTGGTTACCACTGCTGAAGTTTGTGATGCAAACCCACAACTTATTGTGAGTGGTGAACTACGGGCACTGCAGCCAATCTTCAAAATATACGGCAGGCGCCAAGTCTTCTCTGGACCTGTTGTCACTTTGAAAGTATTTGAAGACAATGTTTTGGTTCGTGAGTTTCTCGAGGAGAAAGGTAATGGAAGAGTTCTTGTCGTTGACGGTGGTGGTAGTTTGAGATGTGCAATTTTGGGCGGCAACCCTGTGGTACAAGCTCAAAACAACGGATGGGCTGGAATCATAGTAAATGGATGTGTAAGAGATGTGGACGAAATCAATGGTTGTGATATCGGAGTAAGAGCTCTGGCGTCACATCCAATGAAAGCCAATAAGAAGGGTATTGGAGAGAAGCATGTTCCTATAATCATCGCCGGGACTAGAATCTGTGATGGTGAGTGGCTTTACGCAGATACTGATGGTATTTTGATTTCAAAAATGGAGCTATCTGTTTGA